From a region of the Suncus etruscus isolate mSunEtr1 chromosome 11, mSunEtr1.pri.cur, whole genome shotgun sequence genome:
- the RND1 gene encoding rho-related GTP-binding protein Rho6: MKERRAPQPVVARCKLVLVGDVQCGKTAMLQVLAKDCYPETYVPTVFENYTACLEMEEQRVELSLWDTSGSPYYDNVRPLCYSDSDAVLLCFDISRPETVDSALKKWRTEIMDYCPSTRILLIGCKTDLRTDLSTLMELSHQKQAPISYEQGCAIAKQLGAEIYLEGSAFTSEKSVHSIFRTASMVCLNKPSPVPPKSPVRSLSKRLLHLPSRSELISSTFKKEKAKSCSIM, from the exons ATGAAGGAGAGACGGGCCCCCCAACCAGTCGTAGCCAGGTGTAAGCTCGTCCTGGTGGGAGATGTGCAGTGCGGGAAGACAGCGATGTTACAGGTGTTAGCCAAGGACTGCTATCCCGAG aCATATGTGCCCACCGTGTTTGAGAACTACACAGCCTGCTTGGAGATGGAGGAACAAAGAGTGGAGCTCAGTCTCTGGGACACCTCAG GATCTCCCTATTATGACAATGTGCGTCCACTCTGCTACAGTGACTCAGATGCAGTATTGCTGTGCTTCGATATCAGCCGTCCAGAGACCGTGGACAGTGCACTCAAAAAG TGGAGGACAGAAATCATGGATTATTGTCCCAGTACTCGTATTTTGCTTATTGGTTGCAAGACAGATCTACGAACAGATCTGAGCACTCTGATGGAGCTATCCCACCAAAAACAGGCACCTATCTCTTATGAACAG GGCTGTGCAATAGCCAAGCAGCTGGGTGCAGAAATCTACCTGGAAGGCTCAGCTTTTACCTCTGAAAAGAGTGTCCATAGCATCTTCCGGACGGCATCCATGGTGTGTCTGAATAAGCCCAGCCCAGTGCCCCCAAAGAGCCCTGTGCGAAGCCTCTCCAAGCGACTGCTCCACCTCCCCAGTCGGTCTGAACTCATCTCTTCTACCTTCAAGAAGGAGAAAGCTAAAAGCTGTTCCATCATGTGA